A stretch of Vigna angularis cultivar LongXiaoDou No.4 chromosome 4, ASM1680809v1, whole genome shotgun sequence DNA encodes these proteins:
- the LOC108329955 gene encoding AT-hook motif nuclear-localized protein 17: protein MKGEYVDQQQHPKTETPPPMFSKLQPQHHPFQHHPFQLSAEDDNRALVATPPTAQKPNSSGGDGATIEVVRRPRGRPPGSKNKPKPPVIITRDPEPAMSPYILEVSGGNDVVEAIAQFSRRKNMGICVLTGSGTVASVTLRQPSTTPGATVTFQGRFDILSVSATFLPQQSGVSPAVPNGFAISLSGPQGQIVGGMVAGGLMAAGTVFVIAASFNNPAYHRLPPEDEGASAGDGHSPPISGGGESGHGHGQAESCGMSMYSCHLPSDVIWAPTARAPPPPPPY, encoded by the coding sequence ATGAAAGGAGAATACGTAGACCAACAACAACATCCTAAGACCGAAACACCACCTCCTATGTTCTCCAAGCTTCAACCTCAACACCATCCTTTCCAACACCACCCCTTCCAACTCTCCGCCGAGGACGACAACCGTGCCCTCGTCGCCACACCCCCTACTGCACAGAAGCCCAACTCCTCCGGCGGCGACGGTGCCACCATCGAGGTGGTACGGCGTCCCAGGGGCCGTCCTCCCGGCTCCAAGAACAAGCCCAAGCCACCCGTCATCATAACCCGAGACCCTGAACCTGCTATGAGCCCCTACATTTTAGAAGTTTCCGGAGGCAACGACGTCGTCGAGGCCATCGCGCAGTTCAGTCGCCGCAAGAATATGGGCATATGTGTCCTCACTGGTTCCGGGACTGTAGCGAGCGTCACGCTCCGTCAACCTTCCACCACACCCGGCGCCACAGTTACTTTTCAGGGCCGTTTCGATATCCTCTCCGTCTCCGCCACCTTCCTTCCGCAGCAATCCGGCGTGTCTCCGGCGGTTCCCAACGGGTTCGCCATCTCGCTCTCTGGACCGCAAGGGCAGATCGTAGGGGGAATGGTCGCCGGCGGGTTGATGGCTGCGGGAACGGTGTTCGTGATCGCGGCTTCTTTCAACAACCCGGCGTATCATAGGCTGCCGCCGGAGGATGAGGGCGCATCCGCCGGCGATGGACATTCGCCACCAATCTCTGGCGGCGGAGAAAGCGGGCATGGGCATGGGCAGGCGGAGTCGTGTGGAATGTCCATGTACAGCTGTCACTTGCCTTCCGATGTGATTTGGGCTCCGACGGCCAGAGCACCACCGCCACCACCACCTTACTGA